One window from the genome of Cottoperca gobio chromosome 15, fCotGob3.1, whole genome shotgun sequence encodes:
- the LOC115020099 gene encoding 5-hydroxytryptamine receptor 7-like isoform X1 has protein sequence MVVVGASNGTFGSGNMRSSFMIEDRTGGGDLGGSTNMMISEALAPRLLKIAQGAAEAAAAAAATTSPSTSSQPQVMEMNGTRCGEQILSYGRFEKVLIGGILTMLTLSTICGNLLVVISVCFVKKLRQPSNYLIVSLAVADLSVALAVMPFVSITDLIGGQWIFGQFFCNVFIAMDVMCCTASIMSLCVISIDRYLGITKPLTYPVRQTGCCMAKMVLSVWLLSASITLPPLFGWAQNVNDGRVCLISQDFGYTVYSTAVAFYIPMSVMLIMYNRIYRAAKLSAAKHTITCFPREGEHSSGGASRRRGHEAQGSEVSGGTGSVEGTEAEEEEESLDCVAAALKLQREVEEECSSRVSRLLKTGEHHQRRKRTNQSIFKREQKAATTLGIVVGAFTFCWLPFFLVSTARPFICGVECSCVPLWLERTLLWLGYANSLINPFIYAFFNRDLRTTYSNLLRCRFRNINRKLSAAGMHEALKLVEKPDSDV, from the exons ATGGTTGTTGTGGGAGCGAGTAACGGAACCTTCGGTAGTGGCAACATGAGGTCGTCCTTCATGATAGAAGATAGAACTGGTGGAGGAGATCTCGGGGGCTCCACCAACATGATGATCTCGGAGGCTCTTGCGCCCCGGCTGCTGAAGATTGCGCAGGGCGCCGCAgaggcagcggcagcagcggcagcaacGACGTCTCCATCCACCTCCAGTCAGCCGCAGGTCATGGAGATGAACGGGACACGGTGCGGCGAGCAGATCCTGAGCTACGGCCGGTTTGAGAAAGTCCTGATCGGTGGGATCCTCACCATGCTCACACTCTCCACCATCTGCGGGAATTTACTGGTGGTCATCTCCGTGTGTTTCGTCAAAAAGCTGCGCCAGCCGTCCAACTACCTGATCGTTTCACTCGCCGTGGCGGACCTGTCAGTGGCTCTGGCCGTGATGCCGTTCGTCAGCATCACGGACCTTATTGGTGGCCAGTGGATATTCGGACAGTTCTTCTGTAACGTTTTTATCGCCATGGATGTGATGTGCTGCACCGCGTCCATCATGAGTCTCTGCGTAATCAGCATCGATAG GTATCTGGGTATCACAAAGCCCCTGACGTATCCTGTCCGTCAAACCGGCTGCTGCATGGCCAAGATGGTGCTGTCAGTGTGGCTCCTCTCAGCCTCCATCACCCTCCCCCCTTTGTTCGGCTGGGCGCAGAACGTCAATGACGGCAGAGTCTGCCTCATCAGCCAGGACTTTGGCTACACCGTCTACTCTACAGCTGTGGCGTTCTACATCCCCATGTCAGTGATGTTGATCATGTACAACAGGATCTACCGGGCGGCCAAACTCAGCGCTGCCAAGCACACCATCACCTGCTTCCCCAGGGAGGGGGAGCACAGCTCGGGGGGAGCTTCTCGAAGAAGAGGGCATGAGGCTCAGGGTTCTGAAGTATCAGGAGGAACCGGAAGTGTTGAAGGAACCGaagctgaggaagaggaggagagcttGGACTGTGTGGCAGCAGCGTTAAAGCTCCAGCGtgaagtggaggaggagtgcAGCTCCCGTGTTTCTCGCCTGCTCAAGACGGGGGAACATCACCAACGCAGGAAGAGGACAAACCAGTCCATCTTCAAACGGGAGCAGAAGGCTGCGACCACTCTGGGCATCGTGGTCGGTGCCTTCACCTTCTGCTGGCTGCCCTTCTTCTTGGTGTCCACCGCCAGGCCGTTTATCTGCGGCGTGGAGTGCAGCTGTGTGCCGCTCTGGCTGGAAAGAACTTTGTTGTGGCTCGGATACGCCAACTCCCTCATTAATCCCTTCATTTATGCGTTTTTCAACCGCGATCTGAGGACCACCTACAGTAACCTCCTGCGGTGTCGCTTTAGAAACATCAATCGGAAGCTGTCAGCGGCTGGTATGCACGAGGCTCTGAAGCTGGTGGAGAAGCCAGACAGTGATGTGTAA
- the LOC115020099 gene encoding 5-hydroxytryptamine receptor 7-like isoform X2, which yields MVVVGASNGTFGSGNMRSSFMIEDRTGGGDLGGSTNMMISEALAPRLLKIAQGAAEAAAAAAATTSPSTSSQPQVMEMNGTRCGEQILSYGRFEKVLIGGILTMLTLSTICGNLLVVISVCFVKKLRQPSNYLIVSLAVADLSVALAVMPFVSITDLIGGQWIFGQFFCNVFIAMDVMCCTASIMSLCVISIDRYLGITKPLTYPVRQTGCCMAKMVLSVWLLSASITLPPLFGWAQNVNDGRVCLISQDFGYTVYSTAVAFYIPMSVMLIMYNRIYRAAKLSAAKHTITCFPREEEESLDCVAAALKLQREVEEECSSRVSRLLKTGEHHQRRKRTNQSIFKREQKAATTLGIVVGAFTFCWLPFFLVSTARPFICGVECSCVPLWLERTLLWLGYANSLINPFIYAFFNRDLRTTYSNLLRCRFRNINRKLSAAGMHEALKLVEKPDSDV from the exons ATGGTTGTTGTGGGAGCGAGTAACGGAACCTTCGGTAGTGGCAACATGAGGTCGTCCTTCATGATAGAAGATAGAACTGGTGGAGGAGATCTCGGGGGCTCCACCAACATGATGATCTCGGAGGCTCTTGCGCCCCGGCTGCTGAAGATTGCGCAGGGCGCCGCAgaggcagcggcagcagcggcagcaacGACGTCTCCATCCACCTCCAGTCAGCCGCAGGTCATGGAGATGAACGGGACACGGTGCGGCGAGCAGATCCTGAGCTACGGCCGGTTTGAGAAAGTCCTGATCGGTGGGATCCTCACCATGCTCACACTCTCCACCATCTGCGGGAATTTACTGGTGGTCATCTCCGTGTGTTTCGTCAAAAAGCTGCGCCAGCCGTCCAACTACCTGATCGTTTCACTCGCCGTGGCGGACCTGTCAGTGGCTCTGGCCGTGATGCCGTTCGTCAGCATCACGGACCTTATTGGTGGCCAGTGGATATTCGGACAGTTCTTCTGTAACGTTTTTATCGCCATGGATGTGATGTGCTGCACCGCGTCCATCATGAGTCTCTGCGTAATCAGCATCGATAG GTATCTGGGTATCACAAAGCCCCTGACGTATCCTGTCCGTCAAACCGGCTGCTGCATGGCCAAGATGGTGCTGTCAGTGTGGCTCCTCTCAGCCTCCATCACCCTCCCCCCTTTGTTCGGCTGGGCGCAGAACGTCAATGACGGCAGAGTCTGCCTCATCAGCCAGGACTTTGGCTACACCGTCTACTCTACAGCTGTGGCGTTCTACATCCCCATGTCAGTGATGTTGATCATGTACAACAGGATCTACCGGGCGGCCAAACTCAGCGCTGCCAAGCACACCATCACCTGCTTCCCCAG ggaagaggaggagagcttGGACTGTGTGGCAGCAGCGTTAAAGCTCCAGCGtgaagtggaggaggagtgcAGCTCCCGTGTTTCTCGCCTGCTCAAGACGGGGGAACATCACCAACGCAGGAAGAGGACAAACCAGTCCATCTTCAAACGGGAGCAGAAGGCTGCGACCACTCTGGGCATCGTGGTCGGTGCCTTCACCTTCTGCTGGCTGCCCTTCTTCTTGGTGTCCACCGCCAGGCCGTTTATCTGCGGCGTGGAGTGCAGCTGTGTGCCGCTCTGGCTGGAAAGAACTTTGTTGTGGCTCGGATACGCCAACTCCCTCATTAATCCCTTCATTTATGCGTTTTTCAACCGCGATCTGAGGACCACCTACAGTAACCTCCTGCGGTGTCGCTTTAGAAACATCAATCGGAAGCTGTCAGCGGCTGGTATGCACGAGGCTCTGAAGCTGGTGGAGAAGCCAGACAGTGATGTGTAA